The Topomyia yanbarensis strain Yona2022 chromosome 3, ASM3024719v1, whole genome shotgun sequence nucleotide sequence GTACAAGTACCACCCAACCCAGAGCAAATTCTTGACTCTTTGGCAGGCAACGTGAAGGAATTTCGCTACGACGCTGACAAAAGCGTCACGTTTGCGGCTTGGTACTGCAGGTATGAAGATTTATTAGAGAAAGATGCCGCTCGTTTGGACGACGAAGCGAAAGTCAGGTTACTGCTGAGAAAGCTGGGCGCAGTTGAACATGAATGGTATGTTTCTTTTATTCTACCGAAACTTCCGAAAGAACACACCTTTGCCCAATCAGTAGCGAAGCTGAAAAATTTATTTGGGTCGAAAGAGTCGGTAATGAGCAGGCGGTATAGAACGTTGCAAATCGCCAAGCACCCGACTGAACACCATATTGCTTTCGCTTGCTGTGTTAATAAAGCCTGCGTTGAGTTTGAGCTGGGAAAGCTATCGGAAGAGCAGTTTAAATGCTTGACCTACGTTT carries:
- the LOC131687785 gene encoding uncharacterized protein LOC131687785; amino-acid sequence: MENGQIPHDNDREQVPPAADPLIVQFMHLMQQQQLQHQQLMAVSPAAAAKRRAAVSIFPECSFIYPRNVKEFRYDADKSVTFAAWYCRYEDLLEKDAARLDDEAKVRLLLRKLGAVEHEWYVSFILPKLPKEHTFAQSVAKLKNLFGSKESVMSRRYRTLQIAKHPTEHHIAFACCVNKACVEFELGKLSEEQFKCLTYVCGLKAESDAETHTRLRSRI